From a single Bacteroidia bacterium genomic region:
- a CDS encoding FKBP-type peptidyl-prolyl cis-trans isomerase, producing the protein MKRLFWLIAGILVIQSTGFAQKAPKLVTRADSISYALGMDIGKNLGQLDLDISPEMLYQGLSDVYKDVESPISAEGLQSCLMAFQQEAQASQQRKFMESAEMAKQEGELFLAQNKSEEGVITLPSGLQYKVLRAGNGPSPGPNNLVRVHYEGRFLDESVFDSSYERGTPAEFQVTQVIAGWTEALQLMNAGAKWQLYIPSDLAYGPNGYPPNIPPNSTLIFDVELLDFK; encoded by the coding sequence ATGAAAAGATTATTCTGGTTAATAGCAGGCATTTTGGTGATTCAGTCTACAGGTTTTGCTCAAAAAGCACCTAAACTGGTGACCCGCGCCGACAGTATTTCCTACGCTTTGGGTATGGATATTGGAAAAAACCTGGGGCAGCTTGATCTGGATATCAGTCCGGAAATGCTGTATCAGGGGTTGAGTGATGTATATAAAGATGTGGAGTCTCCGATTTCTGCCGAAGGACTTCAATCCTGTCTTATGGCTTTCCAGCAGGAAGCGCAGGCTTCACAGCAAAGGAAGTTTATGGAAAGCGCCGAAATGGCCAAACAGGAAGGCGAGCTTTTCCTCGCTCAAAATAAATCTGAAGAAGGTGTGATTACCCTTCCCAGCGGACTTCAGTATAAAGTCCTGCGGGCTGGCAATGGCCCTTCACCCGGTCCCAACAACTTGGTGCGGGTGCATTATGAAGGGAGATTCCTTGACGAATCTGTATTCGACAGCTCATATGAAAGAGGAACACCTGCTGAGTTTCAGGTAACTCAGGTAATTGCCGGATGGACAGAAGCGCTTCAACTGATGAATGCCGGTGCCAAATGGCAACTGTATATTCCTTCAGATCTCGCCTATGGTCCAAACGGCTATCCACCCAAT